One Streptomyces drozdowiczii DNA segment encodes these proteins:
- a CDS encoding phosphotransferase family protein, with product MSHVHPPGLDLDRLRGHLDRERPGLVGGPLDARVVEGGRSNLTYVVTDGTAQWVVRRPPLGHVLATAHDMKREHRVISALHPTAVPVPEPLLLCEDDAVIGAPFYVMEYVEGTPYRTAEQLVPLGPERTRAAVLALVDTLVELHAVDPEAVGLGDFGRPEGFLDRQLRRWGKQLAASRNRELPGIEELHAALGRALPVSPAPTVVHGDYRLDNALIGADDEIKAVLDWEMSTLGDPLTDLGLLVMYSSDLGLPESPVSTTSGAPGHPAPAELIERYAARSGRDTSALSWYTAFAWFKLAVILEGIHYRYTLGQTVGGGFDRIGDLVPVFIEHGLTTLQEG from the coding sequence ATGAGCCACGTCCATCCGCCAGGTCTCGACCTCGACCGGCTGCGCGGACACCTGGACCGCGAGCGCCCGGGCCTGGTGGGCGGACCGCTCGACGCCCGCGTCGTGGAGGGCGGCCGGTCGAACCTGACGTACGTCGTCACCGACGGCACCGCCCAGTGGGTCGTCCGGCGGCCCCCGCTCGGGCACGTCCTGGCCACCGCGCACGACATGAAGCGCGAGCACCGGGTGATCAGCGCCCTGCACCCGACGGCGGTACCGGTCCCCGAACCGCTCCTGCTCTGCGAGGACGACGCGGTCATCGGCGCGCCCTTCTACGTCATGGAGTACGTGGAGGGCACCCCGTACCGCACGGCCGAGCAGCTGGTCCCGCTCGGCCCCGAGCGCACCCGCGCCGCGGTGCTCGCCCTGGTCGACACGCTGGTCGAGCTGCACGCCGTGGACCCCGAGGCGGTCGGGCTCGGCGACTTCGGGCGGCCCGAGGGCTTCCTCGACCGGCAGCTGCGCCGCTGGGGCAAGCAGCTGGCCGCCTCCCGCAACCGCGAACTGCCCGGCATCGAGGAGCTGCACGCGGCGCTCGGCCGCGCGCTGCCCGTCTCCCCCGCGCCCACCGTGGTGCACGGCGACTACCGCCTGGACAACGCGCTGATCGGCGCCGACGACGAGATCAAGGCCGTCCTCGACTGGGAGATGTCCACGCTCGGCGACCCGCTCACCGACCTCGGGCTGCTCGTCATGTACAGCTCCGACCTGGGGCTGCCGGAGTCGCCGGTCTCCACGACCAGCGGCGCGCCCGGCCACCCGGCGCCCGCCGAGCTGATCGAGCGCTACGCGGCCCGGTCCGGCCGCGACACCTCCGCCCTCTCCTGGTACACGGCCTTCGCCTGGTTCAAGCTCGCCGTGATCCTGGAGGGCATCCACTACCGCTACACGCTGGGCCAGACGGTCGGCGGCGGCTTCGACCGCATCGGCGATCTCGTCCCCGTCTTCATCGAGCACGGCCTCACCACCCTCCAGGAAGGCTGA
- a CDS encoding LysR family transcriptional regulator, whose amino-acid sequence MEIRQLRHFMAVVTHGSFTAAARAELIVQSALSTSVRNLERELGAELFDRTGRRVVLTEAGRALLPAARTVLAGTDAARDAVAAVSGLATGRVRVGTIQTLTCVDLAAELAAFHRLWPGVQISLREATTPELVAAVRAGELDLAYLAPDTADLPEGITAFATWHEELVLITAPGHPLATAGRTLIKDLADEPFVDFRAGTGLETAVRRLAAHCGLERRITCDVTQIRLLVDLVRAGIGVAIVPRRIGQDAGLPCVTIRQPEPGRTVLLVGRAPRPRNPAAEALLGQLCGEEPVPVTV is encoded by the coding sequence ATGGAGATTCGCCAGCTCCGCCACTTCATGGCGGTGGTGACGCACGGCAGCTTCACCGCCGCCGCCCGCGCCGAACTCATCGTGCAGTCGGCGCTGAGCACGTCCGTGCGCAACCTGGAACGGGAGCTGGGCGCCGAACTCTTCGACCGCACCGGCCGCCGGGTCGTCCTCACCGAGGCGGGCCGGGCGCTGCTGCCCGCCGCGCGCACCGTGCTCGCGGGTACGGACGCCGCCCGGGACGCGGTCGCGGCCGTCTCGGGGCTGGCCACCGGGCGGGTCCGGGTCGGCACGATCCAGACGCTGACCTGCGTCGACCTGGCCGCCGAGCTGGCCGCGTTCCACCGGCTGTGGCCCGGGGTGCAGATCTCCCTGCGCGAGGCGACGACACCGGAGCTGGTGGCGGCGGTGCGCGCCGGGGAGCTGGACCTCGCCTATCTGGCGCCGGACACCGCCGACCTGCCCGAGGGCATCACCGCCTTCGCCACCTGGCACGAGGAGCTGGTGCTGATCACCGCGCCCGGGCACCCCCTCGCGACGGCCGGTCGCACCCTGATCAAGGACCTCGCCGACGAGCCGTTCGTGGACTTCCGGGCGGGTACGGGCCTGGAGACGGCGGTGCGCCGGCTGGCCGCGCACTGCGGTCTGGAACGCCGGATCACCTGTGACGTCACGCAGATCCGGCTGCTGGTCGACCTCGTCCGGGCGGGCATCGGGGTGGCGATCGTGCCGCGCCGGATCGGCCAGGACGCGGGGCTGCCGTGCGTGACCATCCGGCAGCCCGAGCCGGGCCGGACGGTGCTGCTGGTGGGCCGGGCGCCCCGGCCGCGCAACCCGGCGGCGGAAGCGCTGCTCGGGCAGCTGTGCGGCGAGGAGCCCGTCCCCGTTACGGTCTGA
- a CDS encoding acyl-CoA dehydrogenase family protein has translation MDFAFDARTEELRTRLLAFMDEHVYPAERIADEQRDGLDSPWQTPQVVEDLKAEARRQGLWNLFLPGTEHGAGLSNLQYAPLAEILGRSPRLAPTATNCAAPDTGNMEVLAEFGTDEQKKRWLEPLLAGEIRSAFAMTEPEVASSDATNIETRITRDGGDYVINGRKWYISGAMNPDCEVFIVMGKTDPDGADIRRQQSQILVPRDTPGLTVKRAMRVYGYEDHWHGGHAEVVFEDVRVPASNLIGEEGGGFAIAQARLGPGRIHHCMRLIGMAERAIELMCRRAVSRTAFGKPLAQQGVVQNWIADARVTVEQLRLLVLKTAWLMDTVGNRGAHTEIQSIKIATPRAVVAILDQAVQLHGAGGVSQDFPLAELWASARTLRLADGPDEVHQRSLARREIKKYL, from the coding sequence ATGGACTTCGCATTCGACGCCCGCACCGAGGAGCTGCGCACCCGGCTCCTCGCCTTCATGGACGAGCACGTCTACCCGGCCGAGCGGATCGCGGACGAGCAGCGCGACGGGCTGGACTCGCCCTGGCAGACCCCGCAGGTCGTGGAGGACCTGAAGGCGGAGGCCCGCCGGCAGGGCCTGTGGAACCTCTTCCTGCCGGGCACGGAGCACGGGGCCGGTCTGAGCAACCTCCAGTACGCGCCGCTGGCGGAGATCCTGGGCCGCTCGCCGCGTCTGGCGCCGACCGCGACGAACTGCGCGGCGCCGGACACCGGGAACATGGAGGTGCTGGCCGAGTTCGGCACGGACGAGCAGAAGAAGCGGTGGCTGGAGCCGCTGCTGGCCGGGGAGATCCGGTCGGCCTTCGCGATGACGGAGCCGGAGGTCGCCTCCTCGGACGCGACCAACATCGAGACCCGGATCACCCGCGACGGCGGTGACTACGTCATCAACGGCCGCAAGTGGTACATCTCCGGGGCGATGAACCCGGACTGCGAGGTCTTCATCGTGATGGGCAAGACGGACCCGGACGGCGCGGACATCCGCCGCCAGCAGTCGCAGATCCTGGTGCCCCGGGACACCCCCGGTCTGACGGTGAAGCGCGCCATGCGGGTGTACGGCTACGAGGACCACTGGCACGGCGGCCACGCGGAGGTCGTCTTCGAGGACGTGCGCGTGCCGGCGTCGAACCTGATCGGCGAGGAGGGCGGCGGCTTCGCCATCGCCCAGGCCCGGCTGGGTCCGGGGCGCATCCACCACTGCATGCGGCTCATCGGCATGGCGGAGCGCGCGATCGAGCTGATGTGCCGGCGCGCGGTCTCCCGTACCGCCTTCGGCAAGCCGCTGGCCCAGCAGGGCGTCGTACAGAACTGGATCGCGGACGCCCGGGTCACCGTCGAGCAGCTGCGGCTGCTGGTGCTGAAGACGGCCTGGCTGATGGACACCGTCGGCAACCGGGGCGCGCACACCGAGATCCAGTCCATCAAGATCGCCACCCCGCGCGCGGTGGTCGCCATCCTCGACCAGGCGGTGCAGCTGCACGGCGCGGGCGGGGTGAGCCAGGACTTCCCGCTGGCCGAGCTGTGGGCCTCGGCCCGGACGCTGCGGCTCGCGGACGGCCCGGACGAGGTCCACCAGCGCTCGCTGGCCCGGCGGGAGATCAAGAAGTACCTGTAG